A region of Modestobacter marinus DNA encodes the following proteins:
- the argJ gene encoding bifunctional glutamate N-acetyltransferase/amino-acid acetyltransferase ArgJ, whose protein sequence is MSVTAPQGFRAAGVAAGLKSSGALDVALVVNDGPDDAAAAVFTTNRFPAAPVLWSRQVLADHRLRAVVLNSGGANACTGPDGFGDTHTTAERVAAELAIGAVDVAVASTGLIGVRLPMEGLLAGVGAAVAGLSTDGGADAARAIMTTDSVPKTTVQTGDGWTIGGMAKGAGMLAPSLATMLVVLTTDAVVPAEVLQPALEAATSVSVERVDSDGCLSTNDTVIVLANGASGVTPSAQEFTAALTAAATDLAMQLLADAEGSTKDIAITVRNAASVADALTAGRACARNNLLKTALFGNDPNWGRVLAAIGTTDAAFEPDQVDVTINGVTVCRGGAIGDPREGVDLSGRAITIDVDLRAGSEQATIWTNDLSLAYVHENSAYST, encoded by the coding sequence GTGAGCGTCACCGCCCCGCAGGGGTTCCGCGCGGCCGGTGTCGCCGCCGGCCTGAAGTCCAGCGGTGCGCTCGACGTCGCGCTGGTCGTCAACGACGGGCCCGACGACGCCGCGGCCGCCGTCTTCACCACCAACCGGTTCCCGGCCGCTCCCGTGCTGTGGAGCCGCCAGGTGCTGGCCGACCACCGGCTGCGTGCGGTGGTGCTGAACTCCGGCGGGGCCAACGCCTGCACCGGTCCCGACGGCTTCGGTGACACCCACACCACCGCCGAGCGCGTGGCGGCGGAGCTGGCGATCGGTGCGGTCGACGTCGCGGTGGCCTCCACCGGCCTGATCGGGGTGCGCCTCCCGATGGAGGGCCTGCTCGCCGGGGTCGGTGCCGCGGTCGCGGGGCTGTCCACCGACGGTGGCGCCGACGCCGCCCGGGCGATCATGACCACCGACTCGGTGCCGAAGACGACGGTGCAGACCGGGGACGGCTGGACCATCGGCGGGATGGCGAAGGGCGCGGGGATGCTCGCCCCCTCGCTGGCCACGATGCTCGTCGTCCTCACCACCGACGCGGTCGTGCCCGCCGAGGTGCTGCAGCCGGCGCTGGAGGCGGCGACCAGCGTCAGCGTCGAGCGGGTCGACTCCGACGGCTGCCTGTCCACCAACGACACGGTGATCGTGCTGGCCAACGGCGCCAGCGGGGTCACGCCCAGCGCGCAGGAGTTCACCGCCGCCCTCACCGCGGCGGCCACCGACCTGGCGATGCAGTTGCTCGCCGACGCCGAGGGCTCGACCAAGGACATCGCGATCACCGTCCGCAACGCGGCGAGCGTCGCCGACGCCCTCACCGCCGGCCGGGCCTGCGCCCGCAACAACCTGCTCAAGACGGCGCTGTTCGGCAACGACCCCAACTGGGGGCGGGTGCTGGCCGCGATCGGCACCACCGACGCGGCCTTCGAGCCCGACCAGGTGGACGTGACGATCAACGGCGTCACGGTCTGCCGGGGCGGCGCGATCGGTGACCCGCGCGAGGGCGTCGACCTGTCCGGCCGGGCCATCACCATCGACGTCGATCTGCGGGCCGGCAGCGAGCAGGCCACGATCTGGACCAACGACCTGTCCCTCGCCTACGTCCACGAGAACTCGGCCTACTCGACATGA
- a CDS encoding SDR family NAD(P)-dependent oxidoreductase, producing MAESTRPDLTGTVALVTGASAGIGRYLAQGLAECGATVAGLARSADRLNEAMDEVADATGARTLAVAADVTDPGAVQAAVTQAVAELGPVTLLVNNAGLIDAAEVPLWEADPDQWWQVVESQVRGPFLVSRAVVPGMLAAGGGRVIGLASGLGTRGSDVYSAYSAGKTAQMRITEAIDLAGAAHGVRAFDLAPGVIDTEMTRAMPMHAGRTEWTRPEDVVALALAIAAGELDQWSGRFFRAGADDLDVLRATTPEGPARQLRLRPYGADDPVG from the coding sequence GTGGCTGAGTCGACCCGGCCCGACCTCACCGGCACGGTCGCGCTGGTCACCGGGGCCTCGGCCGGGATCGGGCGGTACCTGGCGCAGGGGCTGGCCGAGTGCGGTGCGACCGTGGCCGGGCTGGCCCGCTCCGCGGACCGGCTGAACGAGGCGATGGACGAGGTCGCCGACGCCACCGGTGCCCGCACCCTCGCCGTCGCCGCCGACGTCACCGACCCCGGCGCCGTGCAGGCCGCGGTCACCCAGGCGGTCGCGGAGCTCGGGCCGGTCACCCTGCTGGTCAACAACGCCGGCCTCATCGACGCCGCCGAGGTGCCGCTGTGGGAGGCCGACCCCGACCAGTGGTGGCAGGTGGTGGAGAGCCAGGTGCGCGGGCCGTTCCTGGTCTCCCGCGCGGTCGTCCCCGGGATGCTCGCCGCCGGCGGCGGTCGGGTGATCGGGCTGGCCAGCGGCCTGGGCACCCGGGGCAGCGACGTCTACAGCGCCTACTCGGCCGGCAAGACGGCGCAGATGCGGATCACCGAGGCGATCGACCTGGCCGGCGCGGCGCACGGGGTGCGCGCGTTCGACCTCGCGCCGGGCGTGATCGACACCGAGATGACCCGGGCGATGCCGATGCACGCCGGGCGCACCGAGTGGACCCGGCCGGAGGACGTGGTCGCCCTGGCCCTTGCGATCGCCGCCGGTGAGCTGGACCAGTGGTCGGGGCGGTTCTTCCGGGCCGGCGCCGACGACCTCGACGTGCTCCGGGCCACCACCCCCGAGGGCCCCGCCCGCCAGCTGCGGCTGCGGCCGTACGGAGCCGACGACCCGGTCGGCTGA
- the argC gene encoding N-acetyl-gamma-glutamyl-phosphate reductase, which yields MNSQQTWTVGVTGATGYAGGEVCRLLAGHPNLRLTGVHANSSAGRRLGELQPHLLPYADLEVQGSDAASLAGYDVVVLALPHGESAAIAAQLPADTLVIDCGADHRLNDPAAWARWYGGEHAGHWPYGLPELPGQREQLAGARRIAVPGCYPTSVTLAMAPALAAGLVAPDVVVVAASGTSGAGKSAKTHLLGSEVMGSASAYGVGGVHRHNPEMVQNLAQAAGAPVRISFTPTLVPMSRGILATCSAPLADGVDAARARAAYQEAYGDEPFVHLLPEGQWPTTAAVLGANTVQLQVAVDPDAGRLVVVAAVDNLTKGTAGAALQCANLALGLPETTGLPTIGVAP from the coding sequence GTGAACAGCCAACAGACGTGGACGGTCGGGGTCACCGGCGCCACCGGGTACGCGGGGGGTGAGGTGTGCCGGCTCCTGGCCGGGCATCCGAACCTCCGGCTGACCGGGGTGCATGCCAACTCGAGCGCCGGCCGACGCCTGGGCGAGCTGCAGCCGCACCTGCTGCCTTACGCCGACCTCGAGGTCCAGGGCAGTGACGCGGCCTCGCTGGCCGGCTACGACGTCGTCGTCCTGGCCCTGCCGCACGGGGAGTCCGCGGCGATCGCCGCCCAGCTGCCCGCCGACACCCTGGTCATCGACTGCGGTGCCGACCACCGGCTCAACGACCCGGCCGCCTGGGCCCGCTGGTACGGCGGCGAGCACGCCGGCCACTGGCCCTACGGCCTGCCCGAGCTCCCGGGGCAGCGGGAGCAGCTCGCCGGTGCCCGGCGGATCGCCGTCCCCGGCTGTTACCCGACCTCGGTCACCCTGGCGATGGCCCCGGCACTGGCCGCCGGGCTGGTCGCACCGGACGTCGTGGTGGTGGCCGCGAGCGGCACCTCCGGGGCCGGGAAGAGCGCCAAGACGCACCTGCTCGGCAGCGAGGTGATGGGCTCGGCCAGCGCCTACGGCGTCGGCGGCGTCCACCGGCACAACCCGGAGATGGTGCAGAACCTGGCGCAGGCCGCCGGTGCGCCGGTGCGGATCAGCTTCACCCCCACGCTCGTGCCGATGAGCCGGGGCATCCTGGCCACCTGCTCGGCCCCGCTGGCCGACGGCGTCGACGCCGCCCGGGCGCGGGCCGCCTACCAGGAGGCCTACGGCGACGAGCCGTTCGTGCACCTGCTGCCGGAGGGCCAGTGGCCCACGACGGCCGCCGTGCTCGGCGCGAACACCGTGCAGCTGCAGGTCGCCGTCGACCCGGACGCCGGCCGGCTGGTCGTGGTCGCCGCCGTCGACAACCTCACCAAGGGCACTGCGGGCGCCGCCCTCCAGTGCGCCAACCTGGCCCTCGGTCTCCCCGAGACCACGGGCCTGCCGACCATCGGAGTAGCACCGTGA
- a CDS encoding diacylglycerol/lipid kinase family protein: MSSFDRIVVVFNPHSTGEAPESAEQLRDELARRLPAVPVELCPTQRAGHARELAREVAATGRPLLVSVSGDGGYNEVVDGVMQAGNPDAVCAVRAAGNANDHRRTTREHHLADAIVAGDVRRIDLLRLTLGSGDDAHTETEVRYAHSYIGAGVTPVIAVDIEKGGKGSWREALSVLRGFARFRPFPIRLEDGEERTIDSLLFANIAQMAKVATLSEGARPDDGRFEVIAQRRTGKLRVLGTALRAATRGLGRQPSVTHYAFTTLAPMPLQLDGELVELEAGTQVSVDIAPKALATVF, translated from the coding sequence GTGAGCTCGTTCGACCGGATCGTCGTCGTCTTCAACCCGCACAGCACCGGCGAGGCACCGGAGTCCGCCGAGCAGCTGCGGGACGAGCTGGCGCGGCGGCTCCCGGCCGTCCCCGTGGAGCTCTGCCCCACCCAGCGCGCCGGGCACGCCCGCGAGCTGGCCCGCGAGGTCGCGGCCACCGGCCGGCCACTGCTGGTCTCGGTCAGCGGGGACGGCGGCTACAACGAGGTCGTCGACGGCGTGATGCAGGCCGGCAACCCGGACGCCGTCTGTGCGGTGCGGGCCGCCGGCAATGCCAACGACCACCGCCGCACCACGCGCGAGCACCACCTGGCCGATGCGATCGTGGCCGGCGACGTCCGGCGGATCGACCTGCTGCGGCTCACCCTCGGCAGCGGCGACGACGCCCACACCGAGACCGAGGTGCGGTACGCCCACTCCTACATCGGGGCCGGCGTCACCCCGGTGATCGCGGTCGACATCGAGAAGGGCGGCAAGGGCTCGTGGCGGGAGGCCCTCTCGGTGCTCCGGGGCTTCGCCCGCTTCCGCCCCTTCCCGATCCGGCTGGAGGACGGCGAGGAGCGCACCATCGACAGCCTGCTCTTCGCCAACATCGCCCAGATGGCGAAGGTGGCCACGCTGAGCGAGGGCGCCCGCCCCGACGACGGCCGGTTCGAGGTGATCGCCCAGCGGCGGACCGGCAAGCTGCGGGTCCTGGGCACCGCGCTGCGCGCCGCGACCCGGGGGCTGGGCCGGCAGCCGAGCGTGACCCACTACGCCTTCACCACGCTGGCCCCCATGCCCCTGCAGCTGGACGGCGAACTGGTCGAGCTGGAGGCCGGCACCCAGGTGTCGGTCGACATCGCACCGAAGGCCCTGGCCACCGTGTTCTGA
- a CDS encoding STAS domain-containing protein, with the protein MSDVQQLSGGIDLVEEDGVTVLRLTGEVDSLVVDAWDAGGPHTPDAGAVDLSAATFLDGRALRLLVRETEGARRGGRLPELRRPSPLVRRMLEVTGAAVLFAAVC; encoded by the coding sequence ATGAGCGACGTCCAGCAGCTGTCCGGTGGCATCGACCTGGTCGAGGAGGACGGCGTGACCGTGCTCCGGCTGACCGGCGAGGTCGACAGCCTGGTGGTCGACGCCTGGGACGCCGGCGGGCCACACACCCCGGACGCGGGCGCCGTCGACCTGTCGGCGGCGACCTTCCTGGACGGCCGGGCGCTGCGCCTGCTGGTGCGCGAGACCGAAGGGGCCCGCCGGGGCGGGCGGCTGCCCGAGCTGCGCCGCCCCTCCCCGCTGGTCCGCCGGATGCTCGAGGTCACCGGTGCCGCCGTGTTGTTCGCAGCGGTCTGCTGA
- the pheT gene encoding phenylalanine--tRNA ligase subunit beta, whose protein sequence is MKVPVSWLSEHVDIPAGTTVEELDEAFVRLGFEVEEVLRPPVTTGPLVVGRVLEIEELTGFKKPIRYCQVEVGEDAPRGIVCGARNFAVDDLVVVALPGAVLPGDFAIAARTTYDHVSDGMICSVRELGIGEDHAGILVLGRDGSTPGTPAAGVLGLDDVVFDLEVTPDRGYAMSLRGIARDLAGALGVDWRDPAALTPPAWSGEPGWAVEVADPARCDRFSMVAMEGLDATAPSPWALRRRLAQCGIRSISLAVDVTNFVMLELGQPMHAFDRDTVTGPITVRRAAAGERLTTLDGVDRALTDDDLLIADGSGPIGLAGVMGGASTEIGEGTTAVLLEAAHWEPAGIGRGVRRHKLPSEAAKRFERGTDPDVTVVALARAAALLAQHGGAAQVVGAPVDLDVRGPRPVIALDAGRPGRIAGVEYPPSQVVEVLQAIGATVEGDGQQLQVTPPSWRGDLTDPADLVEEVVRYLGFDEIPSVLPTAPPGRGLTERQRRRRSIGRALADAGYVEAPSYPFVGEAQLDALGMPVDDARRTLITLRNPLSEEAPAMRTTLLPGLLATLARNLARGQRDVAVFEHGAVFPGGPRTQAPVPGVDRRPDDDVLAALLGAVPEQPWHVGVVLAGNLEPRGWWGPGRPGIWADAVQAAHTVAAAAGVELTVRAGERAPWHPGRCAELLVGDGDGDGDGARVVGYAGELHPRVCAALDLPARTCAMELDVDALPAAPVAVGPHVSTFPPVLVDLALVVPDAVPAAEVEAALREGAGELLEVLRLFDVYTGAPVPAGSRSLAYALTLRAPDRTLTGEEANAARDAALALAVARTGAVLRG, encoded by the coding sequence GTGAAGGTCCCCGTCAGCTGGCTGAGCGAGCACGTCGACATCCCCGCGGGGACGACGGTCGAGGAGCTGGACGAGGCGTTCGTCCGGCTCGGCTTCGAGGTCGAGGAGGTGCTCCGCCCCCCGGTCACGACCGGCCCGCTCGTGGTCGGTCGGGTGCTGGAGATCGAGGAGCTCACCGGCTTCAAGAAGCCGATCCGGTACTGCCAGGTCGAGGTCGGGGAGGACGCCCCCCGGGGCATCGTCTGCGGCGCCCGCAACTTCGCCGTCGACGACCTGGTCGTCGTCGCGCTGCCCGGCGCGGTGCTCCCCGGGGACTTCGCCATCGCCGCGCGGACCACCTACGACCACGTCTCCGACGGGATGATCTGCTCGGTCCGCGAGCTGGGCATCGGCGAGGACCACGCCGGCATCCTGGTGCTGGGCCGGGACGGTTCCACCCCCGGGACGCCGGCCGCCGGCGTGCTGGGCCTGGACGACGTCGTCTTCGACCTCGAGGTCACCCCCGACCGCGGCTACGCGATGAGCCTGCGCGGCATCGCCCGCGACCTGGCCGGGGCGCTCGGCGTCGACTGGCGCGACCCGGCCGCCCTCACGCCCCCGGCGTGGTCCGGGGAGCCCGGCTGGGCCGTCGAGGTGGCCGACCCGGCCCGCTGCGACCGCTTCTCGATGGTGGCGATGGAGGGCCTGGACGCGACCGCGCCGAGCCCGTGGGCGCTGCGCCGGCGGCTGGCCCAGTGCGGCATCCGCAGCATCTCCCTCGCCGTCGACGTCACCAACTTCGTGATGCTCGAGCTCGGCCAGCCGATGCACGCCTTCGACCGCGACACGGTCACCGGGCCGATCACGGTGCGGCGGGCGGCGGCCGGCGAGCGGCTGACCACCCTGGACGGCGTCGACCGCGCGCTCACCGACGACGACCTGCTGATCGCCGACGGGTCCGGGCCGATCGGGCTCGCCGGGGTGATGGGTGGTGCCTCGACCGAGATCGGGGAGGGCACCACCGCGGTGCTGCTGGAGGCCGCGCACTGGGAGCCGGCCGGCATCGGCCGCGGTGTGCGCCGGCACAAGCTGCCCAGCGAGGCGGCCAAGCGCTTCGAGCGGGGCACCGACCCCGACGTCACCGTCGTGGCGCTCGCCCGCGCCGCGGCGCTGCTGGCCCAGCACGGTGGCGCCGCCCAGGTCGTCGGCGCACCCGTCGACCTCGACGTGCGCGGGCCGCGCCCGGTCATCGCGCTGGACGCCGGCCGGCCCGGCCGGATCGCCGGTGTCGAATACCCGCCCTCGCAGGTCGTGGAAGTGCTGCAGGCCATCGGCGCGACCGTCGAGGGGGACGGCCAGCAGCTGCAGGTCACGCCGCCGTCCTGGCGCGGTGACCTCACCGACCCGGCCGACCTGGTCGAGGAGGTCGTCCGCTACCTGGGCTTCGACGAGATCCCCTCCGTGCTGCCGACCGCGCCCCCCGGGCGCGGGCTCACCGAGCGCCAGCGCCGCCGGCGCAGCATCGGCCGCGCCCTCGCCGACGCCGGCTACGTCGAGGCGCCGTCCTACCCGTTCGTGGGGGAGGCGCAGCTGGACGCCCTCGGCATGCCCGTCGACGACGCCCGGCGGACGCTGATCACGCTGCGCAACCCGCTGTCGGAGGAGGCCCCGGCGATGCGGACGACGCTGCTGCCCGGGCTGCTCGCCACCCTGGCCCGCAACCTGGCCCGCGGCCAGCGCGACGTCGCCGTGTTCGAGCACGGCGCGGTCTTCCCGGGCGGCCCGCGCACCCAGGCCCCGGTGCCCGGGGTCGACCGGCGTCCGGACGACGACGTGCTGGCCGCGCTGCTGGGCGCGGTGCCCGAGCAGCCCTGGCACGTGGGCGTGGTGCTGGCCGGGAACCTCGAACCGCGTGGCTGGTGGGGACCGGGCCGGCCGGGGATCTGGGCCGACGCCGTGCAGGCGGCGCACACCGTGGCCGCCGCCGCCGGCGTGGAGCTGACCGTGCGGGCCGGTGAGCGGGCGCCCTGGCACCCGGGCCGGTGCGCCGAACTGCTCGTCGGCGACGGCGACGGCGACGGTGACGGGGCCCGGGTCGTCGGGTACGCCGGTGAGCTGCACCCCCGGGTGTGCGCGGCCTTGGACCTCCCGGCGCGCACCTGCGCCATGGAGCTCGACGTCGACGCGCTGCCCGCCGCGCCGGTGGCCGTCGGTCCGCACGTCTCGACCTTCCCGCCGGTGCTGGTCGACCTGGCGCTGGTCGTCCCCGACGCCGTCCCGGCCGCCGAGGTCGAGGCGGCGCTGCGCGAGGGCGCGGGTGAGCTGCTGGAGGTGCTGCGGCTCTTCGACGTCTACACCGGTGCGCCGGTGCCGGCCGGCTCGCGGTCGCTGGCGTACGCGCTGACGCTGCGGGCCCCGGACCGGACGCTGACCGGTGAGGAGGCGAACGCGGCGCGCGACGCCGCGCTCGCGCTCGCGGTGGCGCGGACCGGGGCGGTGCTCCGTGGCTGA
- a CDS encoding glyoxalase superfamily protein yields MTPTTSTTLTELAVTMFSVTDQDAARDFYTGVLGFEVRGDDRFGEDGTDRWLEVAPPGSSARLALNPPMGGSAGGGAIGVESTDVLAEHARLAARGDVDLDPAPTRVPGAPLLFCVRDPDGNAIWVVEAPAG; encoded by the coding sequence ATGACACCGACCACGAGCACCACGCTGACCGAGCTCGCCGTGACCATGTTCTCCGTCACCGACCAGGACGCCGCCCGCGACTTCTACACCGGGGTGCTGGGCTTCGAGGTGCGCGGGGACGACCGCTTCGGCGAGGACGGGACGGACCGCTGGCTGGAGGTGGCCCCGCCCGGTTCCTCCGCACGGCTCGCGCTGAACCCGCCGATGGGCGGGTCCGCCGGCGGCGGCGCCATCGGGGTGGAGTCCACGGACGTGCTGGCCGAGCACGCCCGGCTCGCCGCCCGCGGGGACGTCGACCTCGACCCCGCCCCGACCCGGGTGCCCGGCGCACCGCTGCTGTTCTGCGTGCGCGACCCGGACGGCAACGCGATCTGGGTGGTCGAGGCACCGGCCGGCTGA